The following are encoded in a window of Rosa chinensis cultivar Old Blush chromosome 4, RchiOBHm-V2, whole genome shotgun sequence genomic DNA:
- the LOC112199537 gene encoding histone-lysine N-methyltransferase ASHR2 gives MLSYPNWIDGAPSEFGLRSSRDYGIYRKPSFFNHDCLPHACRFDYVDEGSIEIIVRMIHDVPEGREIYLSYFHVNQAYSSRQRTLAEDYGFVCQCDRCKVEANWSDNEDEQGGSAEIMDEDQDQEMEGESESEAGSAIEVEDQGEADFPHAYFFVRFMCSRTNCWGTLVPLPLEDDGTRNSFGCYGMQCVWKP, from the coding sequence ATGCTCTCTTATCCTAATTGGATTGATGGAGCCCCTTCGGAATTTGGTCTGAGATCGAGCAGAGACTATGGAATTTATCGCAAGCCCTCGTTTTTCAACCATGATTGTCTCCCCCATGCGTGCCGATTTGATTATGTTGATGAAGGCAGCATAGAGATTATTGTGAGGATGATTCACGATGTTCCGGAGGGGAGGGAGATTTACCTGAGCTACTTTCATGTTAACCAGGCTTATTCGAGCCGGCAGAGGACTCTGGCTGAGGACTATGGGTTTGTATGTCAATGTGATCGGTGCAAGGTTGAGGCGAATTGGTCTGACAATGAGGATGAGCAAGGTGGTTCGGCTGAGATTATGGATGAGGACCAAGACCAGGAAATGGAAGGAGAATCGGAATCAGAAGCTGGGAGTGCCATAGAAGTAGAAGATCAAGGAGAAGCTGATTTTCCACATGCCTATTTCTTTGTGAGATTTATGTGTAGTAGAACCAATTGCTGGGGAACGCTAGTCCCTTTGCCCCTGGAAGATGATGGAACTCGGAACTCCTTCGGATGCTATGGAATGCAATGTGTCTGGAAGCCTTAA
- the LOC112198225 gene encoding uncharacterized protein LOC112198225 isoform X2, which yields MMKTTALLEKNPLPPGAKAKSKARQHAKSKRKEKLKKEEKSNTSSSEETGDTSFYDSESKFFMSENYLAAMNKERLLGLGPDQEMYPLPVTVQECIAFFDIDAEEYEFMADRVRKDCSLISYIEDRQSRNTNSNLTASTPVGKSTDSGALLE from the exons ATGATGAAGACTACTGCTCTGCTCGAAAAGAACCCCCTTCCTCCCGGTGCGAAAGCGAAGAGCAAAGCCCGCCAGCACGCGAAATCGAAGAGAAAGGAGAAATTGAAAAAGGAGGAGAAATCGAACACGTCCTCGTCCGAGGAAACTGGTGATACTAGTTTTTATGAttcagaatcgaaattctttatgtCCGAGAATTATTTGGCTGCTATGAACAAAGAGCGCCTTCTGGGGCTTGGGCCTGATCAAGAGATGTATCCTCTTCCGGTGACTGTACAAGAATGTATTGCCTTTTTTGATATAGATGCTGAGGAATATGAGTTTATGGCAGATAGAGTGCGTAAGGATTGCTCCCTTATTTCTTACATAGAAG ATCGCCAAAGTCGCAACACCAACTCCAACTTAACAG CTTCAACCCCGGTTGGCAAGTCTACTGACAGTGGTGCTTTGCTTGAGTGA
- the LOC112198225 gene encoding uncharacterized protein LOC112198225 isoform X1 encodes MNLQSDDKFLASGYSVSQFHVGPMMKTTALLEKNPLPPGAKAKSKARQHAKSKRKEKLKKEEKSNTSSSEETGDTSFYDSESKFFMSENYLAAMNKERLLGLGPDQEMYPLPVTVQECIAFFDIDAEEYEFMADRVRKDCSLISYIEDRQSRNTNSNLTASTPVGKSTDSGALLE; translated from the exons atgAACCTGCAATCTGATGATAAATTCTTAGCTTCCGGATATTCAGTATCACAGTTTCatgt GGGTCCGATGATGAAGACTACTGCTCTGCTCGAAAAGAACCCCCTTCCTCCCGGTGCGAAAGCGAAGAGCAAAGCCCGCCAGCACGCGAAATCGAAGAGAAAGGAGAAATTGAAAAAGGAGGAGAAATCGAACACGTCCTCGTCCGAGGAAACTGGTGATACTAGTTTTTATGAttcagaatcgaaattctttatgtCCGAGAATTATTTGGCTGCTATGAACAAAGAGCGCCTTCTGGGGCTTGGGCCTGATCAAGAGATGTATCCTCTTCCGGTGACTGTACAAGAATGTATTGCCTTTTTTGATATAGATGCTGAGGAATATGAGTTTATGGCAGATAGAGTGCGTAAGGATTGCTCCCTTATTTCTTACATAGAAG ATCGCCAAAGTCGCAACACCAACTCCAACTTAACAG CTTCAACCCCGGTTGGCAAGTCTACTGACAGTGGTGCTTTGCTTGAGTGA